In one Triplophysa dalaica isolate WHDGS20190420 chromosome 9, ASM1584641v1, whole genome shotgun sequence genomic region, the following are encoded:
- the sik3 gene encoding serine/threonine-protein kinase SIK3 homolog isoform X2, whose amino-acid sequence MAAVSSGAAAAAGIQHANLERTQPAASIRHPNANRAAAGVSRTPLARVGYYEIERTIGKGNFAVVKLATHMITKAKVAIKIVDKTQLDDENLKKIFREVQIMKMLKHPHIIRLYQVMETERMIYLVTEYASGGEIFDHLVAHGRMAEKDARRKFKQIVAAVYFCHCRNIVHRDLKAENLLLDHNLNIKIADFGFSNLFSRGQLLKTWCGSPPYAAPELFEGKEYDGPKVDIWSLGVVLYVLVCGALPFDGSTLQNLRARVLSGKFRIPFFMSTDCEYLIRHMLILEPSRRLSMEQICKNKWMRQGDPDQEFDRLIEECEQVKVERETELINEQVLLAMAEMGFDRERTLQSLHADDYDHYSATYSLLSEKLKRHKSLRVTPPTPRPPIYPLNAVQDQSNSVNMTVPQVQLINPENQIVEPDGTMALDSDEGEEPSPEAMARYLSMRRHTVGVPDPRAEMQEDLQNLAPGFPRVAPQPPFPPLVPNMAQMHLMPTPNLQPTQQLEYKEQSLLQPPTLQLLNGMGPLGRRASDGGANIQLHAQQLLKRPRGQSPLVTSPHPIPVVAPVDEEGSDAEPDPEAVQRYLANSSKRHSTHGAGPCHTASELSADSQRGRQRGWTPEQHCRSSYKDCNTLHLPMERFSPVRRFSDGAATIPAFKTHLENSSLIRQLKQECEKLQKMYAGPADERLMEHTQQQHILYQHEQQILHQQIQALSLGHGENHPSSHLTYQLQRLRIQPSSPPPNHPNNHLFRPANQSPLSGSQGMMQAHGGQSGVQFQHGPALYQSPNASPPPTSLPRMAQSQPDSARAMAQALPQQVTIQVQEVELGGGAQRQGFLATPCHRVLGKHCSLSRFHCSSAYDQFNPHLFGEGVHGVMGMVGTYNPYLHGPSLKVPGLEGYQGVGYGSPSALQQALLSPTPLEYRPAHQHVTPTLQGLLSPRHSLTGHGDPRLPPQDLAALLKRQNPRPAPPSATPTPQDYGEMLMLQQLGQGAESLEQAPPTQHYHHLLQIRTSPECPAPPLPHSESMEEDEMPDYHEGLLAKAAAPCTEGHELLAPPCGSTPPYSSPAHRHAYTHSAARESCADTVADCRVMEDNRNAYGPRAAQGDTYRARGSLQRHHTIQTCDDAYEQAESMSGMSLLAGKALSSARMSDILSQSSLSGSQQLQQRGGTACDVEAACYPSSCTSDMLLSYKPPDLQYSVEQAGV is encoded by the exons ATGGCGGCCGTGTCGAGCGGGGCTGCCGCCGCCGCCGGGATCCAGCACGCGAACCTCGAGCGAACGCAGCCCGCCGCCTCTATCCGTCACCCAAACGCGAATCGAGCCGCCGCGGGCGTCAGCCGCACGCCCCTCGCGCGCGTCGGCTACTATGAGATAGAGCGGACCATCGGGAAGGGCAATTTCGCCGTGGTGAAACTCGCCACGCACATGATCACCAAAGCGAAG GTGGCGATTAAGATCGTTGATAAGACTCAGTTGGACGATGAGAATCTGAAGAAGATTTTTCGGGAGGTTCAGATCATGAAGATGCTGAAACACCCTCACATCATTCGTCTGTACCAG gtgATGGAGACGGAGCGTATGATTTATCTGGTGACCGAGTATGCCAGCGGAGGAGAGATCTTCG atcATCTCGTGGCTCATGGACGGATGGCAGAGAAAGACGCTCGGCGGAAGTTTAAGCAGATCGTAGCAGCGGTTTATTTCTGTCACTGTAGAAACATCGTCCACCGAGACCTGAAGGCCGAGAACCTGCTTCTGGACCACAACCTCAACATCAAGAtcgcag acTTTGGCTTCAGTAATCTGTTCTCGCGTGGGCAGCTGTTGAAGACGTGGTGTGGCAGTCCTCCTTATGCTGCGCCTGAACTCTTTGAGGGGAAGGAGTATGATGGTCCCAAAGTGGACATATgg aGTTTGGGGGTGGTTCTCTATGTTCTGGTGTGTGGAGCTCTACCCTTTGACGGGAGCACATTACAGAACCTCCGAGCTCGAGTCCTCAGTGGAAAATTCCGGATCCCTTTCTTCATGtccacag actGTGAGTATCTGATCAGACACATGCTGATTCTGGAGCCCAGTCGACGTCTTTCAATGGAGCAGATCTGCAAGAACAAGTGGATGAGACAAGGAGACCCAGACCAAGAGTTTGACCGA TTGATAGAGGAGTGTGAGCAGGTGAAAGTGGAGCGAGAGACGGAGCTGATCAATGAACAGGTGTTACTGGCCATGGCAGAGATGGGCTTCGACCGCGAGCGCACTTTACAg TCTCTTCACGCAGACGATTACGATCACTACAGCGCCACCTACAGTCTGCTGTCTGAGAAACTGAAACGACACAAGAGTCTGCGCGtcactccgcccactccacgcccCCCCATCTACCCACTCAACGCTGTGCAG gatcAGAGTAATTCTGTCAACATGACGGTTCCTCAGGTGCAGCTCATAAACCCTGAGAATCAGATTGTTGAG CCGGATGGGACGATGGCTCTGGACAGCGATGAGGGAGAAGAACCCAGTCCAGAGGCCATGGCCCGATATCTGTCCATGAGACGGCACACTGTGGGTGTCCCGGACCCCAG GGCTGAGATGCAGGAGGATCTACAGAATTTGGCCCCTGGGTTTCCACGAGTGGCCCCTCAGCCGCCCTTCCCCCCGCTGGTGCCCAACATGGCACAGATGCATCTGATGCCCACCCCTAACCTACAGCCCACCCAGCAGCTGGAGTACAAG gagCAGTCTCTCCTGCAGCCTCCGACTCTTCAGCTGTTGAACGGGATGGGTCCTTTGGGTCGCCGGGCGTCTGACGGTGGAGCTAACATTCAGCTTCATGCACAGCAGCTGTTGAAGAGACCGCGTGGACAATCTCCTCTGGTGACCAGCCCG catCCCATTCCTGTGGTGGCTCCAGTGGATGAGGAGGGTTCTGACGCTGAACCTGATCCAGAAGCCGTGCAGAG GTATTTGGCCAACAGCTCGAAGCGCCACAGCACACACGGCGCGGGTCCCTGCCACACGGCCAGCGAGCTCTCAGCAGACTCACAGAGAGGCCGGCAGAGGGGCTGGACCCCCGAGCAGCACTGCCG gtcgTCATACAAGGACTGTAACACACTTCACCTGCCGATGGAGCGATTCTCTCCTGTCAGACGCTTCTCTGATGGAGCTGCCACCATCCCCGCCTTCAAGACTCACCTCGAGAACAGCAGTCTCATCAGACAGCTCAAACAG gaGTGTGAAAAGCTTCAGAAGATGTACGCAGGGCCGGCGGACGAGCGTCTGAtggaacacacacaacaacagcaTATCCTCTACCAGCATGAGCAACAGATACTACACCAGCAAATACag GCCCTGTCTTTGGGGCATGGAGAAAACCACCCCAGCAGTCACCTTACATACCAGCTAcagag GTTGCGTATTCAGCCCTCCAGTCCCCCTCCCAACCATCCCAACAATCATCTCTTCAGACCAGCCAATCAGAGTCCTCTGTCAGGGAGCCAGGGGATGATGCAAGCGCATG GTGGTCAGTCTGGGGTGCAGTTTCAGCACGGCCCCGCCCTCTACCAGTCTCCCAACGCCAGCCCTCCGCCCACCAGCCTCCCCCGCATGGCCCAGTCACAGCCAGACTCCGCCCGCGCCATGGCCCAGGCCCTCCCGCAACAGGTCACCATTCAGGTGCAAGAGGTGGAGCTCGGGGGCGGAGCCCAGCGCCAGGGTTTCCTAGCAACGCCGTGTCACAGAGTTCTGGGGAAACA CTGCAGTCTGAGTCGCTTCCACTGTTCCTCCGCATACGATCAGTTTAACCCGCACTTGTTCGGCGAGGGAGTGCACGGCGTGATGGGAATGGTGGGCACCTATAACCCCTACCTGCACGGGCCGTCTCTGAAGGTGCCCGGGCTGGAGGGCTATCAGGGCGTGGGTTATGGAAGTCCGTCCGCCCTGCAGCAAGCTCTGCTCTCGCCCACGCCCCTGGAATACAGGCCCGCCCATCAGCACGTCACGCCCACGCTGCAGGGCCTCCTCTCGCCCCGGCACTCGCTCACGGGACATGGCGACCCCCGGCTGCCCCCACAGGACCTGGCGGCGCTGCTGAAACGGCAGAACCCACGACCGGCCCCGCCTTCCGCCACGCCCACCCCGCAGGACTACGGAGAGATGCTTATGCTGCAGCAGCTGGGACAGGGTGCTGAAAGCTTAGAGCAAGCCCCGCCCACGCAGCACTACCATCACCTGCTCCAAATCAGGACCTCGCCCGAATGTCCCGCCCCACCCCTGCCCCACTCCGAGAGCATGGAAGAGGACGAGATGCCGGACTATCACGAGGGCCTGCTGGCCAAAGCCGCCGCCCCCTGCACCGAAGGACACGAGCTGTTGGCTCCGCCTTGTGGCAGCACGCCCCCGTACTCGTCCCCCGCTCACAGACACGCCTACACGCACAGCGCCGCGAGAG agtCGTGTGCTGACACTGTGGCCGACTGCAGAGTGATGGAAGACAATCGCAACGCTTACGGCCCACGAGCTGCGCAGGGCGACACATACAGAGCGCGAGGATCGTTACAGAGACATCACACCATCCAGACCTGTGACGACGCTTac gaaCAGGCAGAGAGTATGTCTGGAATGAGCTTATTGGCTGGTAAGGCGCTAAGCTCCGCCCGCATGTCAGACATCCTCAGCCAATCATCTCTGAGCGGAAGCCAGCAGCTGCAGCAGCGTGGTGGAACGG CGTGTGACGTGGAGGCTGCGTGTTACCCGTCGTCCTGCACCAGTGACATGCTGCTCAGCTACAAACCCCCCGACCTGCAGTACAGTGTGGAACAGGCCGGGGTCTAA
- the sik3 gene encoding serine/threonine-protein kinase SIK3 homolog isoform X3, producing the protein MAAVSSGAAAAAGIQHANLERTQPAASIRHPNANRAAAGVSRTPLARVGYYEIERTIGKGNFAVVKLATHMITKAKVAIKIVDKTQLDDENLKKIFREVQIMKMLKHPHIIRLYQVMETERMIYLVTEYASGGEIFDHLVAHGRMAEKDARRKFKQIVAAVYFCHCRNIVHRDLKAENLLLDHNLNIKIADFGFSNLFSRGQLLKTWCGSPPYAAPELFEGKEYDGPKVDIWSLGVVLYVLVCGALPFDGSTLQNLRARVLSGKFRIPFFMSTDCEYLIRHMLILEPSRRLSMEQICKNKWMRQGDPDQEFDRLIEECEQVKVERETELINEQVLLAMAEMGFDRERTLQSLHADDYDHYSATYSLLSEKLKRHKSLRVTPPTPRPPIYPLNAVQDQSNSVNMTVPQVQLINPENQIVEPDGTMALDSDEGEEPSPEAMARYLSMRRHTVGVPDPRAEMQEDLQNLAPGFPRVAPQPPFPPLVPNMAQMHLMPTPNLQPTQQLEYKEQSLLQPPTLQLLNGMGPLGRRASDGGANIQLHAQQLLKRPRGQSPLVTSPHPIPVVAPVDEEGSDAEPDPEAVQRSSYKDCNTLHLPMERFSPVRRFSDGAATIPAFKTHLENSSLIRQLKQECEKLQKMYAGPADERLMEHTQQQHILYQHEQQILHQQIQALSLGHGENHPSSHLTYQLQRLRIQPSSPPPNHPNNHLFRPANQSPLSGSQGMMQAHGGQSGVQFQHGPALYQSPNASPPPTSLPRMAQSQPDSARAMAQALPQQVTIQVQEVELGGGAQRQGFLATPCHRVLGKQLSADNAESHSCSLSRFHCSSAYDQFNPHLFGEGVHGVMGMVGTYNPYLHGPSLKVPGLEGYQGVGYGSPSALQQALLSPTPLEYRPAHQHVTPTLQGLLSPRHSLTGHGDPRLPPQDLAALLKRQNPRPAPPSATPTPQDYGEMLMLQQLGQGAESLEQAPPTQHYHHLLQIRTSPECPAPPLPHSESMEEDEMPDYHEGLLAKAAAPCTEGHELLAPPCGSTPPYSSPAHRHAYTHSAARESCADTVADCRVMEDNRNAYGPRAAQGDTYRARGSLQRHHTIQTCDDAYEQAESMSGMSLLAGKALSSARMSDILSQSSLSGSQQLQQRGGTACDVEAACYPSSCTSDMLLSYKPPDLQYSVEQAGV; encoded by the exons ATGGCGGCCGTGTCGAGCGGGGCTGCCGCCGCCGCCGGGATCCAGCACGCGAACCTCGAGCGAACGCAGCCCGCCGCCTCTATCCGTCACCCAAACGCGAATCGAGCCGCCGCGGGCGTCAGCCGCACGCCCCTCGCGCGCGTCGGCTACTATGAGATAGAGCGGACCATCGGGAAGGGCAATTTCGCCGTGGTGAAACTCGCCACGCACATGATCACCAAAGCGAAG GTGGCGATTAAGATCGTTGATAAGACTCAGTTGGACGATGAGAATCTGAAGAAGATTTTTCGGGAGGTTCAGATCATGAAGATGCTGAAACACCCTCACATCATTCGTCTGTACCAG gtgATGGAGACGGAGCGTATGATTTATCTGGTGACCGAGTATGCCAGCGGAGGAGAGATCTTCG atcATCTCGTGGCTCATGGACGGATGGCAGAGAAAGACGCTCGGCGGAAGTTTAAGCAGATCGTAGCAGCGGTTTATTTCTGTCACTGTAGAAACATCGTCCACCGAGACCTGAAGGCCGAGAACCTGCTTCTGGACCACAACCTCAACATCAAGAtcgcag acTTTGGCTTCAGTAATCTGTTCTCGCGTGGGCAGCTGTTGAAGACGTGGTGTGGCAGTCCTCCTTATGCTGCGCCTGAACTCTTTGAGGGGAAGGAGTATGATGGTCCCAAAGTGGACATATgg aGTTTGGGGGTGGTTCTCTATGTTCTGGTGTGTGGAGCTCTACCCTTTGACGGGAGCACATTACAGAACCTCCGAGCTCGAGTCCTCAGTGGAAAATTCCGGATCCCTTTCTTCATGtccacag actGTGAGTATCTGATCAGACACATGCTGATTCTGGAGCCCAGTCGACGTCTTTCAATGGAGCAGATCTGCAAGAACAAGTGGATGAGACAAGGAGACCCAGACCAAGAGTTTGACCGA TTGATAGAGGAGTGTGAGCAGGTGAAAGTGGAGCGAGAGACGGAGCTGATCAATGAACAGGTGTTACTGGCCATGGCAGAGATGGGCTTCGACCGCGAGCGCACTTTACAg TCTCTTCACGCAGACGATTACGATCACTACAGCGCCACCTACAGTCTGCTGTCTGAGAAACTGAAACGACACAAGAGTCTGCGCGtcactccgcccactccacgcccCCCCATCTACCCACTCAACGCTGTGCAG gatcAGAGTAATTCTGTCAACATGACGGTTCCTCAGGTGCAGCTCATAAACCCTGAGAATCAGATTGTTGAG CCGGATGGGACGATGGCTCTGGACAGCGATGAGGGAGAAGAACCCAGTCCAGAGGCCATGGCCCGATATCTGTCCATGAGACGGCACACTGTGGGTGTCCCGGACCCCAG GGCTGAGATGCAGGAGGATCTACAGAATTTGGCCCCTGGGTTTCCACGAGTGGCCCCTCAGCCGCCCTTCCCCCCGCTGGTGCCCAACATGGCACAGATGCATCTGATGCCCACCCCTAACCTACAGCCCACCCAGCAGCTGGAGTACAAG gagCAGTCTCTCCTGCAGCCTCCGACTCTTCAGCTGTTGAACGGGATGGGTCCTTTGGGTCGCCGGGCGTCTGACGGTGGAGCTAACATTCAGCTTCATGCACAGCAGCTGTTGAAGAGACCGCGTGGACAATCTCCTCTGGTGACCAGCCCG catCCCATTCCTGTGGTGGCTCCAGTGGATGAGGAGGGTTCTGACGCTGAACCTGATCCAGAAGCCGTGCAGAG gtcgTCATACAAGGACTGTAACACACTTCACCTGCCGATGGAGCGATTCTCTCCTGTCAGACGCTTCTCTGATGGAGCTGCCACCATCCCCGCCTTCAAGACTCACCTCGAGAACAGCAGTCTCATCAGACAGCTCAAACAG gaGTGTGAAAAGCTTCAGAAGATGTACGCAGGGCCGGCGGACGAGCGTCTGAtggaacacacacaacaacagcaTATCCTCTACCAGCATGAGCAACAGATACTACACCAGCAAATACag GCCCTGTCTTTGGGGCATGGAGAAAACCACCCCAGCAGTCACCTTACATACCAGCTAcagag GTTGCGTATTCAGCCCTCCAGTCCCCCTCCCAACCATCCCAACAATCATCTCTTCAGACCAGCCAATCAGAGTCCTCTGTCAGGGAGCCAGGGGATGATGCAAGCGCATG GTGGTCAGTCTGGGGTGCAGTTTCAGCACGGCCCCGCCCTCTACCAGTCTCCCAACGCCAGCCCTCCGCCCACCAGCCTCCCCCGCATGGCCCAGTCACAGCCAGACTCCGCCCGCGCCATGGCCCAGGCCCTCCCGCAACAGGTCACCATTCAGGTGCAAGAGGTGGAGCTCGGGGGCGGAGCCCAGCGCCAGGGTTTCCTAGCAACGCCGTGTCACAGAGTTCTGGGGAAACAGTTGAGTGCCGATAACGCAGAAAGTCACAG CTGCAGTCTGAGTCGCTTCCACTGTTCCTCCGCATACGATCAGTTTAACCCGCACTTGTTCGGCGAGGGAGTGCACGGCGTGATGGGAATGGTGGGCACCTATAACCCCTACCTGCACGGGCCGTCTCTGAAGGTGCCCGGGCTGGAGGGCTATCAGGGCGTGGGTTATGGAAGTCCGTCCGCCCTGCAGCAAGCTCTGCTCTCGCCCACGCCCCTGGAATACAGGCCCGCCCATCAGCACGTCACGCCCACGCTGCAGGGCCTCCTCTCGCCCCGGCACTCGCTCACGGGACATGGCGACCCCCGGCTGCCCCCACAGGACCTGGCGGCGCTGCTGAAACGGCAGAACCCACGACCGGCCCCGCCTTCCGCCACGCCCACCCCGCAGGACTACGGAGAGATGCTTATGCTGCAGCAGCTGGGACAGGGTGCTGAAAGCTTAGAGCAAGCCCCGCCCACGCAGCACTACCATCACCTGCTCCAAATCAGGACCTCGCCCGAATGTCCCGCCCCACCCCTGCCCCACTCCGAGAGCATGGAAGAGGACGAGATGCCGGACTATCACGAGGGCCTGCTGGCCAAAGCCGCCGCCCCCTGCACCGAAGGACACGAGCTGTTGGCTCCGCCTTGTGGCAGCACGCCCCCGTACTCGTCCCCCGCTCACAGACACGCCTACACGCACAGCGCCGCGAGAG agtCGTGTGCTGACACTGTGGCCGACTGCAGAGTGATGGAAGACAATCGCAACGCTTACGGCCCACGAGCTGCGCAGGGCGACACATACAGAGCGCGAGGATCGTTACAGAGACATCACACCATCCAGACCTGTGACGACGCTTac gaaCAGGCAGAGAGTATGTCTGGAATGAGCTTATTGGCTGGTAAGGCGCTAAGCTCCGCCCGCATGTCAGACATCCTCAGCCAATCATCTCTGAGCGGAAGCCAGCAGCTGCAGCAGCGTGGTGGAACGG CGTGTGACGTGGAGGCTGCGTGTTACCCGTCGTCCTGCACCAGTGACATGCTGCTCAGCTACAAACCCCCCGACCTGCAGTACAGTGTGGAACAGGCCGGGGTCTAA
- the sik3 gene encoding serine/threonine-protein kinase SIK3 homolog isoform X1, which translates to MAAVSSGAAAAAGIQHANLERTQPAASIRHPNANRAAAGVSRTPLARVGYYEIERTIGKGNFAVVKLATHMITKAKVAIKIVDKTQLDDENLKKIFREVQIMKMLKHPHIIRLYQVMETERMIYLVTEYASGGEIFDHLVAHGRMAEKDARRKFKQIVAAVYFCHCRNIVHRDLKAENLLLDHNLNIKIADFGFSNLFSRGQLLKTWCGSPPYAAPELFEGKEYDGPKVDIWSLGVVLYVLVCGALPFDGSTLQNLRARVLSGKFRIPFFMSTDCEYLIRHMLILEPSRRLSMEQICKNKWMRQGDPDQEFDRLIEECEQVKVERETELINEQVLLAMAEMGFDRERTLQSLHADDYDHYSATYSLLSEKLKRHKSLRVTPPTPRPPIYPLNAVQDQSNSVNMTVPQVQLINPENQIVEPDGTMALDSDEGEEPSPEAMARYLSMRRHTVGVPDPRAEMQEDLQNLAPGFPRVAPQPPFPPLVPNMAQMHLMPTPNLQPTQQLEYKEQSLLQPPTLQLLNGMGPLGRRASDGGANIQLHAQQLLKRPRGQSPLVTSPHPIPVVAPVDEEGSDAEPDPEAVQRYLANSSKRHSTHGAGPCHTASELSADSQRGRQRGWTPEQHCRSSYKDCNTLHLPMERFSPVRRFSDGAATIPAFKTHLENSSLIRQLKQECEKLQKMYAGPADERLMEHTQQQHILYQHEQQILHQQIQALSLGHGENHPSSHLTYQLQRLRIQPSSPPPNHPNNHLFRPANQSPLSGSQGMMQAHGGQSGVQFQHGPALYQSPNASPPPTSLPRMAQSQPDSARAMAQALPQQVTIQVQEVELGGGAQRQGFLATPCHRVLGKQLSADNAESHSCSLSRFHCSSAYDQFNPHLFGEGVHGVMGMVGTYNPYLHGPSLKVPGLEGYQGVGYGSPSALQQALLSPTPLEYRPAHQHVTPTLQGLLSPRHSLTGHGDPRLPPQDLAALLKRQNPRPAPPSATPTPQDYGEMLMLQQLGQGAESLEQAPPTQHYHHLLQIRTSPECPAPPLPHSESMEEDEMPDYHEGLLAKAAAPCTEGHELLAPPCGSTPPYSSPAHRHAYTHSAARESCADTVADCRVMEDNRNAYGPRAAQGDTYRARGSLQRHHTIQTCDDAYEQAESMSGMSLLAGKALSSARMSDILSQSSLSGSQQLQQRGGTACDVEAACYPSSCTSDMLLSYKPPDLQYSVEQAGV; encoded by the exons ATGGCGGCCGTGTCGAGCGGGGCTGCCGCCGCCGCCGGGATCCAGCACGCGAACCTCGAGCGAACGCAGCCCGCCGCCTCTATCCGTCACCCAAACGCGAATCGAGCCGCCGCGGGCGTCAGCCGCACGCCCCTCGCGCGCGTCGGCTACTATGAGATAGAGCGGACCATCGGGAAGGGCAATTTCGCCGTGGTGAAACTCGCCACGCACATGATCACCAAAGCGAAG GTGGCGATTAAGATCGTTGATAAGACTCAGTTGGACGATGAGAATCTGAAGAAGATTTTTCGGGAGGTTCAGATCATGAAGATGCTGAAACACCCTCACATCATTCGTCTGTACCAG gtgATGGAGACGGAGCGTATGATTTATCTGGTGACCGAGTATGCCAGCGGAGGAGAGATCTTCG atcATCTCGTGGCTCATGGACGGATGGCAGAGAAAGACGCTCGGCGGAAGTTTAAGCAGATCGTAGCAGCGGTTTATTTCTGTCACTGTAGAAACATCGTCCACCGAGACCTGAAGGCCGAGAACCTGCTTCTGGACCACAACCTCAACATCAAGAtcgcag acTTTGGCTTCAGTAATCTGTTCTCGCGTGGGCAGCTGTTGAAGACGTGGTGTGGCAGTCCTCCTTATGCTGCGCCTGAACTCTTTGAGGGGAAGGAGTATGATGGTCCCAAAGTGGACATATgg aGTTTGGGGGTGGTTCTCTATGTTCTGGTGTGTGGAGCTCTACCCTTTGACGGGAGCACATTACAGAACCTCCGAGCTCGAGTCCTCAGTGGAAAATTCCGGATCCCTTTCTTCATGtccacag actGTGAGTATCTGATCAGACACATGCTGATTCTGGAGCCCAGTCGACGTCTTTCAATGGAGCAGATCTGCAAGAACAAGTGGATGAGACAAGGAGACCCAGACCAAGAGTTTGACCGA TTGATAGAGGAGTGTGAGCAGGTGAAAGTGGAGCGAGAGACGGAGCTGATCAATGAACAGGTGTTACTGGCCATGGCAGAGATGGGCTTCGACCGCGAGCGCACTTTACAg TCTCTTCACGCAGACGATTACGATCACTACAGCGCCACCTACAGTCTGCTGTCTGAGAAACTGAAACGACACAAGAGTCTGCGCGtcactccgcccactccacgcccCCCCATCTACCCACTCAACGCTGTGCAG gatcAGAGTAATTCTGTCAACATGACGGTTCCTCAGGTGCAGCTCATAAACCCTGAGAATCAGATTGTTGAG CCGGATGGGACGATGGCTCTGGACAGCGATGAGGGAGAAGAACCCAGTCCAGAGGCCATGGCCCGATATCTGTCCATGAGACGGCACACTGTGGGTGTCCCGGACCCCAG GGCTGAGATGCAGGAGGATCTACAGAATTTGGCCCCTGGGTTTCCACGAGTGGCCCCTCAGCCGCCCTTCCCCCCGCTGGTGCCCAACATGGCACAGATGCATCTGATGCCCACCCCTAACCTACAGCCCACCCAGCAGCTGGAGTACAAG gagCAGTCTCTCCTGCAGCCTCCGACTCTTCAGCTGTTGAACGGGATGGGTCCTTTGGGTCGCCGGGCGTCTGACGGTGGAGCTAACATTCAGCTTCATGCACAGCAGCTGTTGAAGAGACCGCGTGGACAATCTCCTCTGGTGACCAGCCCG catCCCATTCCTGTGGTGGCTCCAGTGGATGAGGAGGGTTCTGACGCTGAACCTGATCCAGAAGCCGTGCAGAG GTATTTGGCCAACAGCTCGAAGCGCCACAGCACACACGGCGCGGGTCCCTGCCACACGGCCAGCGAGCTCTCAGCAGACTCACAGAGAGGCCGGCAGAGGGGCTGGACCCCCGAGCAGCACTGCCG gtcgTCATACAAGGACTGTAACACACTTCACCTGCCGATGGAGCGATTCTCTCCTGTCAGACGCTTCTCTGATGGAGCTGCCACCATCCCCGCCTTCAAGACTCACCTCGAGAACAGCAGTCTCATCAGACAGCTCAAACAG gaGTGTGAAAAGCTTCAGAAGATGTACGCAGGGCCGGCGGACGAGCGTCTGAtggaacacacacaacaacagcaTATCCTCTACCAGCATGAGCAACAGATACTACACCAGCAAATACag GCCCTGTCTTTGGGGCATGGAGAAAACCACCCCAGCAGTCACCTTACATACCAGCTAcagag GTTGCGTATTCAGCCCTCCAGTCCCCCTCCCAACCATCCCAACAATCATCTCTTCAGACCAGCCAATCAGAGTCCTCTGTCAGGGAGCCAGGGGATGATGCAAGCGCATG GTGGTCAGTCTGGGGTGCAGTTTCAGCACGGCCCCGCCCTCTACCAGTCTCCCAACGCCAGCCCTCCGCCCACCAGCCTCCCCCGCATGGCCCAGTCACAGCCAGACTCCGCCCGCGCCATGGCCCAGGCCCTCCCGCAACAGGTCACCATTCAGGTGCAAGAGGTGGAGCTCGGGGGCGGAGCCCAGCGCCAGGGTTTCCTAGCAACGCCGTGTCACAGAGTTCTGGGGAAACAGTTGAGTGCCGATAACGCAGAAAGTCACAG CTGCAGTCTGAGTCGCTTCCACTGTTCCTCCGCATACGATCAGTTTAACCCGCACTTGTTCGGCGAGGGAGTGCACGGCGTGATGGGAATGGTGGGCACCTATAACCCCTACCTGCACGGGCCGTCTCTGAAGGTGCCCGGGCTGGAGGGCTATCAGGGCGTGGGTTATGGAAGTCCGTCCGCCCTGCAGCAAGCTCTGCTCTCGCCCACGCCCCTGGAATACAGGCCCGCCCATCAGCACGTCACGCCCACGCTGCAGGGCCTCCTCTCGCCCCGGCACTCGCTCACGGGACATGGCGACCCCCGGCTGCCCCCACAGGACCTGGCGGCGCTGCTGAAACGGCAGAACCCACGACCGGCCCCGCCTTCCGCCACGCCCACCCCGCAGGACTACGGAGAGATGCTTATGCTGCAGCAGCTGGGACAGGGTGCTGAAAGCTTAGAGCAAGCCCCGCCCACGCAGCACTACCATCACCTGCTCCAAATCAGGACCTCGCCCGAATGTCCCGCCCCACCCCTGCCCCACTCCGAGAGCATGGAAGAGGACGAGATGCCGGACTATCACGAGGGCCTGCTGGCCAAAGCCGCCGCCCCCTGCACCGAAGGACACGAGCTGTTGGCTCCGCCTTGTGGCAGCACGCCCCCGTACTCGTCCCCCGCTCACAGACACGCCTACACGCACAGCGCCGCGAGAG agtCGTGTGCTGACACTGTGGCCGACTGCAGAGTGATGGAAGACAATCGCAACGCTTACGGCCCACGAGCTGCGCAGGGCGACACATACAGAGCGCGAGGATCGTTACAGAGACATCACACCATCCAGACCTGTGACGACGCTTac gaaCAGGCAGAGAGTATGTCTGGAATGAGCTTATTGGCTGGTAAGGCGCTAAGCTCCGCCCGCATGTCAGACATCCTCAGCCAATCATCTCTGAGCGGAAGCCAGCAGCTGCAGCAGCGTGGTGGAACGG CGTGTGACGTGGAGGCTGCGTGTTACCCGTCGTCCTGCACCAGTGACATGCTGCTCAGCTACAAACCCCCCGACCTGCAGTACAGTGTGGAACAGGCCGGGGTCTAA